In the genome of Tripterygium wilfordii isolate XIE 37 chromosome 19, ASM1340144v1, whole genome shotgun sequence, one region contains:
- the LOC119985552 gene encoding stemmadenine O-acetyltransferase-like, producing MASKMMKVSITRRDTIKPSSPTPVNLKIFKLSLLDQVQVTNYAPVVLFYPANNVHVLENMLLQRIQRLKISLSEALTQYYHFAGRFIDQTSIECNDQGAEFVEARVNCSLSAVLGQLDISQLEILFPGDPKALLTTEDFLLAVQANVFECGGMAIAICLTHKIVDAGSYFTFVKKWAAIARDSDNHVLPDLTIASSLFPPRDCVLPTFEFPREKCVARRFVFNPSSIAALKAKCATTSVQRPTRTEVVVALLWKCLITTSRSLGGDSSQYLCTRAVNLRRRFSPPLPEHTVDNLLASLVLLMKVEDKNDLELHSIVFLLRKRLQEFSFEQGQNIFGETNTEMMELVSKESAHYFCVTTSCGMPIYEADFRWGKPIWINVFNLLMSNLVILNDTREGNGIEAIMYLTEEEMGVFERNQALLAFATLGHNIFEDSSTTSTSRL from the coding sequence ATGGCTTCTAAAATGATGAAGGTCTCCATTACTCGAAGAGACACCATCAAACCATCCTCTCCTACTCCTGTTaaccttaaaattttcaaactctCTCTTCTTGATCAAGTCCAAGTGACAAACTATGCTCCGGTGGTTTTATTCTACCCCGCAAACAATGTTCATGTGTTGGAAAACATGTTACTACAACGTATTCAACGTTTGAAGATATCCTTATCGGAAGCTCTCACTCAATACTACCACTTTGCAGGGAGATTTATAGACCAGACCTCCATTGAATGCAATGATCAAGGAGCCGAGTTTGTGGAGGCTCGAGTCAACTGTTCTTTATCCGCCGTTCTTGGACAACTAGACATTTCGCAACTCGAGATACTATTCCCGGGGGATCCTAAAGCCTTGCTGACTACCGAGGATTTTTTGTTGGCTGTTCAAGCCAATGTATTTGAATGTGGCGGAATGGCTATTGCGATATGCCTTACCCACAAGATTGTGGACGCAGGATCTTATTTTACATTCGTCAAGAAATGGGCCGCCATAGCTCGAGACTCAGACAACCATGTGCTTCCAGACTTAACCATCGCGTCATCTCTTTTTCCTCCGCGAGATTGTGTTTTGCCTACTTTCGAATTTCCTCGAGAAAAGTGCGTGGCAAGAAGGTTTGTTTTCAATCCTTCAAGTATCGCTGCACTCAAGGCGAAATGCGCCACTACAAGCGTGCAACGCCCGACCAGAACAGAAGTGGTGGTGGCACTGCTTTGGAAATGCCTAATAACAACATCAAGATCACTCGGCGGGGATTCGAGTCAATATTTGTGTACTCGTGCTGTAAACTTGCGACGTAGATTTTCTCCCCCATTGCCAGAACACACAGTTGACAATCTTTTAGCGTCATTGGTGTTGCTCATGAAAGTTGAGGACaaaaatgatttggaattgcactCAATAGTTTTCCTTCTAAGGAAGAGGTTGCAAGAATTTTCGTTCGAGCAAGGCCAAAATATTTTCGGAGAAACGAATACGGAGATGATGGAACTGGTAAGCAAGGAGAGCGCACACTATTTTTGTGTGACTACGTCCTGTGGAATGCCGATCTATGAGGCTGATTTCAGATGGGGAAAGCCAATATGGATTAATGTTTTCAATTTGCTAATGTCTAATCTCGTAATCTTAAACGATACGAGAGAGGGAAATGGAATTGAAGCCATAATGTACTTGACTGAAGAAGAGATGGGGGTTTTTGAACGTAACCAAGCACTGCTAGCATTTGCTACTTTAGGTCACAACATATTTGAAGATAGCAGCACAACCAGCACTTCAAGGCTCTGA